ATCTGCCTCAGTTCTTTCTCATCCCATTTTGTTAGGTAGTACTTGGAATGccctacttataaaaaaaaaaaaaaaaaaaaaaaaaaggtgatacTTGGAATGACCTGTATCCAAATTTCTATATCTTCATTACTATATTAATGATTAAGACATTATGTTTGtatatcttaaatttttacgCGCAATTCTGATGCAGGGCTAACTACTTAATTGACATGTTTGACATTGCAGTTGTGGTTGGATAGACAGtggaatttttgttttatgtgatGTTAAAGTATCTTCTgtaattgtttattttgcaGCCTGGTCGTTTTCAAGGCCATTCTTATGATATAGCGTCTGCCTTTCAGGTATACAACTGAGACTGATTACTTGTAGATTATAGTTATATGTGGTTTCATTGATGTATAatattagagtaatgctacgtacaaTCGTGAAGTGCTCAAGTgccgtgcagtcgctttgaaaagagtggagtccactattaaaaaattaatttttttatcatgtaagtcccgtatttattcacttttttcaaagtgattgcatggCGCTTGCACAcgctcacgactgtaactatcatttgtCGTAATATTAACCCTCTAGATTTTACTattatgcattttctttttctgcctTCTCTGAAGTCTTTCTCACGTTGAACAGAACTAAAAAAGAATTGATAGAGATCTGGagtgcttttttattttgtttgcacAGTATTTCGAAACATAGAGCAATTTTCCTGGGTAGATTTCGAATGAACTATACCTATGAGTTAGGACAAGTAATTATTTCAGACAACAGAAAACAGTTGCCTAAAAACTATAAGAGTACAAATCATCGATTGTTTTTGGCATTGTAGAGTAGGGACTGCAAGTCATGTAGCTGTGACTGGTTGTATATGTGTTATGTATATGTAGCCGTGCTTAGAAAGGCAcctctttattttatattttatgctaTTGCATTACCAAATATCCAACGGCTTTTGACATACTGTAATCGATTATTTATTGGTCTTGCTTGAATAGCTTTTTCCTTAATTGTGTATCTGATTATATGCAAAGGTCAtatttagttaatttttctaatttctactTTCATACGATAGGCTCGTGAAAAATAAGGATAATCTGAGTCGTGTAAATGTTGTAACTCATTCATTTGTTATGCTAACATTACAACTCGTATGTCTTTTAACTATCGGTGCAGTGTTATGGAGAACTTGTGAGTGGGTCCATAAGTAATGAGCAAAGGAAGGTTGTAATCCATAACTCATGCCCTGGGGCAGGGGCTGGTGGTGGGATGTATACTGCCAATACCATGGCTTCTGCTATTGAAGCTATGGGAATGTCTCTGCCTTACAGGTAGACATTTATCTTAGTCTGATCACTTGAATTGCAATCAGGTAGCATTGTTGTTCTTatcctcttttttgttttctttccctaAAAGCTCTTCGACACCCGCTGAAGACGCATTGAAGTTGGATGAGTGCCGTTTAGCAGGAAAATATCTTTTGGAATTACTAAAGATGGACTTGAAACCACGAGATATTATCACTCCAAAATCCATACGGAATGCCATGGTTATTGTTATGGCACTAGGTGGCTCTACAAATGCTGTGTTACACTTGATTGCTATTGCAAGGTGAGGGGTCTTTGATACCAGATTTTCCATGAATAACATTGATTGAATGACATGATAGTGGCTGATGGTGAAATTCTTTGCAGGTCTGTTGATCTGGAATTAACACATGATGATTTTCAGACGGTCAGCGACGAGGTTCCATTCCTCGTAGACCTTAAGCCTAGTGGCAAATATGTCATGTAGGATGTACACAAGGTCTGTCTTTTATCTTGTCGTGTCGTAAATTCACAACTTCTATGAATGGCCATTGCAAGagagttttctttttcagtgCATATTTTTATATGGCTTTGTTTGTCACCATTTCCTATGCTTTGTTGTTTTAATAGATTGGAGAAACGCCTGCTGTCATTCGCTACCTTTTGGAGCATAATTTTCTAGACGGGGATTGTGTGACCGGTACACTCATTTTTACTATTGCATTCATATGTAATTCCTTGTATTGTTCTTATATTAACCAACCAACCAAGATGTACTTTCTTTACAGTCACTGGGAAGACATTGGCTGAAAATGCAGCAAGTTTCCCTCCCTTGGCCAGAGGACAGGTTtgctgacttttttttttcagtttccaTTCCCGAGATGTACTGATTGCAATGTTTCTGTTGCTTTTGTTGTTGATCAATGAAATTTCAACTCAACAAATGCAGTTCTATCTTGCGTTTTTTCCCCATTCAGGATGTAATACGACCGTTGGACTTATAATTTACTctgttttcctctctctctctcttcatgacTGTTTGCCATGTTTTTCACTGGAAAACAAATGACTGTACAGCAGCACTAGGTGGAAATtctggaggaaaagaaaaagaaagaaatcagaAATGCAATACTACCAAAAAATGAATCTTGGCAATTTTATTAACATTtgtgataagatgagatttaattaatataataaaaccaaagaATAATCCCTTTGCCACCACTGGGGTGGGAGTTACGTcggtatttattttgttctctctctacTTGCAATATTTATAGCAAActtaaaagtaataataaaaaagaaggcAAGTTCAATGATTCCAGCTCTATTCTCCATCCCAATCCTCTTTATATGCTACAACAATTACTTGATCTGCGTGACttcattttaacttttatcattaataataaataaatgctcCATCACGAGACAtccattttatttcaaaattatactGATCCACCTTCCTTCCGGTTTGGGTGTAATATATGATTTCTTGTTTATGTTTGCATGTTCCAGGGAAGGGTAGTCATTATCAGAGGAGAGGGGCCTAAGGGAGGACCAGGCATGTCCGAAATGTTAACTCCAACAAGTGCAATAATGGGAGCAGGTCTTGGAAAGGTTTGGTATTAAATcccaatttttagttttttagtgGTCTGTTCTTGTCTAGATATGAGTCAAGTGTCAGTATCCTCTAGTTTTCCAGACTCTGAGACTTGTTAAATGCTTCGTTGTTGTGTTCAAATTATAGATGACTCAACTTATAGGGTTTCTTCAAGGTCAAATATCTAAGTAAAAACTGATAAATTGGTTACTCCCAGATATATCCTTTTCATGTTCATTTTGCCAATATGGTATTTTTCAAGCAAAATACATGAAACTATTTGACGACAGATGTTTCCCAAGAATGACATGTTTGTTTGGCTATTGCTTTTGATTGCTGCAGGATGTAGCTTTGTTGACTGATGGTAGGTTTTCAGGAGCTTCGCATGGATTTGTTGTTGGCCACATATGCCCTGAGGCACAGGTGCACTAGCCATTTATTCATCTAGATTATTAACTACATTAAAAGGGGGGAAGTGGTGGAGTTACATTGTTCACTCACAAAGTACcacttatttctcatttttcagtCCAAATACAATCTTAACAGCTAGACCTTAACCGATGGTGCAACTAGAAAAATGTGTAACTTTTGGTGCTCTAGGGTGAAAAATGAGAATCCTACCagattattattcacatatcaaaataatgtaTGGCGAATCGTTTGCAGGAAGGTGGTCCGATTGGTTTGATTGAGAATGGAGATATCATCAATGTTGATGTTCAGAAGAGGAGAATAGATGCTCAGATATCAAATGAGGAGATGGAACAGCGAAGACAGAAATGGACTTCGGCTTTGTACAAGGAAAACAGAGGAGTTCTTTACAAGGTATGTGTGGAATTTGCCTTGACATCCATGTTTTGTGTATCttagttttatgtatttattaaagaaatgcAATCTTATATATTTGCAGTACATCAAGAACGTACAGTCGGCTTCAAATGGATGCGTGACAGATGAGTAGAGAACATGTTTGTAGATGGCGTATAGAGTGTGGCAGCCAGCCCCAAGAATACGTGCCATTTGATGCCTTATTGTAGCATCAaatgacttattaatgtggattaagtaataaacttaataaaaaaatattttatatggtcaatgataataaattagatgaaaattatactattaatttatataattactatataattaactaattgatattatatattagttaattcatagaatgttaacaagtgttaataacatatttaaaattttatattgttaataatgataggttagatgaagatatatgtaaaatattgttaatttatagaatattaacaagtattaataacatatttaaaattttatattgttaattgtataattattaaataaaatatatatataatattttttttaatttttttttcattcggtccggtcaGGTCCGAAAAAATCTGGaccgtggaccggaccgaaacttttcggtcctctaaaatgtggaccgAGACCAACCGGACCAAGTCTCGGTCCGGTTCAGTCCAGACTGAAACGGTGGGTCCTGTTGGTTCGTTCGGTCCGACcagaccgtttatcacccctagccTTATTGCCTTACCTTACTTTTCTGATAAATTTTTGGAGGGATCAAGTTGGAATAATGCAGTAACTGCAATAGTTGCCAAGGATAACAAAGGAAGTTTTGTACTGAAGTACTTATCGTACAGGGCATCGCAATAATCTTTTCGTGCAGGGCATCGCATTACTACCATATGGAACGCAAGCAAGACAAGAAGACTCTTAATTGGATGGCACTTAGATGAAGAGTACGTGTGAAAGAGAGACACAGTCCGCAAGTTACTTTAAACCTTTGATCTCCAAAGAtctttcaacaaaaaaataattccatgTTTATTACAACTTTCTACCAGGATTTCAATCCTAATCATGAGATTATTAGTAATTGCAACAGGTGACACATAAATATTCTACCGAGCATCCTTGGATAAAAGGCTGTTTCTTTCCACTTTCCGGGCATTGGAGAACTCATCAACAGCGTCCCCTCTTTCAAAAACAGCTGCTGCCCCCATTCCTGTGCCTGCATTTCAGTCGTATACACTCGTAGTAAGCCACAAATTCCAGCAGATAAGCATGCATTCTCACGTagacatatatttatttatatgtggTGTGTGCGCACATGCATGGGCATGTATGCATAAAAATGTGAGCGTGCGTGTggtgtggagagagagagtaccaatGCACATTGATATCGCTCCAAAGCGACAGTCTCTGCCACGACGCTTCATCTCATGCAATAGAGTAGCAACACAGCGAGCGCCTGAAACAAACAATAATCTCAATAGATTTCTTCATTGAGCATTGAGAACAGCTTCATGGCATTTTATGCTCCAACTACTAAATTATCTTTCACCAATTTGAAACCATATGAGCATAAATCAATATAATACTCCAAAGTTTGCCCTCTGCATATATGAATCAAGGGATAATGTAAAGAGTAATAATCATCAAACTATTTCCCTTGAATCCAGCATCACTTATTGAGAACAACCATATGTACACATGTTGAACTCCTTGGTTATCAGTTGTGCCAACAGTGAGGTTGCTTTGTCATTCCGTGGTTCTAGCATGAAGGCAAACCTATGTAAATAAACAGCACTCTTGTGTGCTCTAACCAAAATGAATCTTAGCTCAGCTTTTACCTTCTCAATCATCAATTTAGCATTGGCAGCTcattataatttcaaataaatacaacTAATTGTATtatgattaaataaatgataatctGATTGGACTAGCATATCAAGATAACAAGTAATTAACATATGAAGTACGATGAATGTACAATATCAAAATGATTGACTTAAATCTAACAGTCTAATCCCCCAAGTCAAGTAACTCTAACCAATAAACTAGCACTCTGAACAAGAATCGGAAATCACCTGCTTTTAGAGTAATTCCAATACAATCCAAAAAAATaggaattaaaaataagaataaatcaaaatgaagCAGAAAATTGGCTATCATCCAGAGAAGCACCATTTTCCTAAAAGAACCAGTATTGGTATTCTAGCTTGATGAGAACTTCCTATAAAATGACTTGATGCCCATAATGTAAAACCTAGTACAACCCAACTAATTGCTTAAACTAATCACTCACTTCATGAGACAATTGGGACCTAATAATCAATTACTTAAGAAGTTCAACAAAATACTATATCAGCTCCAATGCTCGTCTCTTCATAGCACTTGCGTAACGCCCCAAGGGAGGCCCAAGCCACCTAtgggcttatactccaaaaaaactagtcaataatacaattggagccccattagaaccattataaagagcaagaacttctcattctcaagcaatgtgaaATCCCATACATCAACTACCCTTATCACTCAATATGAGGTATCGCAATCTCCCTCTTAAATTCCCAACGTCCTCGTCAAGCCCGTCCGTcttaggtggcatggctcaagtcccacatttctggttgggatagactCTAATACAGTTTGTAATACCCCAAGGGAGGccaagccacatctaggcctatactccaaaaggactagtcaataatacaattggagccccattaaaaccattataaagagcaacAACTTCTCCTTCCTACCCTTATCACTCAGTATGGGATATCACAacttgattcaataaaattttattcgacttgtaaaaaaaatgcttttatctgatatatatgtgtgtatatatagcaAAATTTGGAATTTCTCAGAGTGCAATTGACCATCTGTCAACCTCCTTGCTTGTGATAAAGATGAATGCAGTACAGCTGTGTACCAAGTACTGATCCCCTCAAAGGTTAGTTTGACTGTCGAAAATCACCCCTACAACCAATGGTCAGTTCACCGTTGCTGAACTGCATCAATACCAACCAGTGTCAGTTGGCTGGTTGGATGGTGGTCCTTGGAATCGTTAGTGAATGATGGTTCTCATATACATCAGCTGCTTAATTATATGTTGTAGTGATCATGTAACCCCATGCACAGCACCTCCACCCACCCATTCTTTGTGCTTCCTCAACTTCATTGGCGTATCATCAACATGAAATTGTGGGTGACAGATGGAGAGGCAATGGAGTGGCAGAGAGATAGGTTCCAACATCCTCTCAAACCCCAACATTAAAAATACATGTCCCAAAAAAATTAGGCCTGAAACCATCGGGTTCTCAAACACCCCACTAACCCCCAGCCTGGCCCTGCCCACCTTTTATTTTCCTACCCAACACTGAACCCATGCCTAAGGCAGGTTGGCCAATCAATTTCAGTTTTTTCCCCAGCCCTAGAAAACCTCTAATAGTTCCAGTAAAAAGTAAGTGTGTTCAAAATTGTGGTTCGTATAACCCAAGCTAATTCAAATTCTTAGTATATACCTGTTGCACCCAAAGGATGCCCAAGGGCCATAGCACCTCCATTCACATTGATCTTTTCTGGATCAAGTCCCAGCTTGTTACGGCAGTATACAAATTGGGATGCAAATGCCTGCGCCATTGCAAATTCTCGAGTAATTATATATTCACAGGCCTGAATCCAATATTAGAATgtctttcaaaatttaataccTCATTAATCTCGAAAAGGTCAATATCATCAAGCTCTAAACCAGCAGCCTTGACTGCAGCTGGAATTGCAACAGCTGGGCCTACACCCATGATTGCTGGATCGACACCAATGGCAGCAAACGTCCTGCATGACCAACAAAAAGTAGATTATTTGCTTATAAAAAGTAATGCCACTTGTTTCACATTAATTTATGGGGCTAGCCATGAAAGGGATGGGTGTAGGGGCAGTGGCATCTCAAAAACACATTTGAATTTAGTGAGTCCAATAAATCATGATAAGTGTTCAATTATCTCCAAGACAGGCCAACTCATCACATACAAGACATGATAAGTGAAGTCAAGAACCTCTTCACTTGAAGTTTTGAGTTCCAGAATAATTTTTGGTACTGCCAATGAACGGTGTAAAAACCATAACAAGAGGCAAATCCAATGGCAAAAGCATCCTAAGTTTCCTATAGAACAGAATATATGCTTCAAGATCTTTCAATACTATTTTTAGGAGAGATTTTAATGGAAACTATTGACGAGAAAGTCTGtgtcatttaatttataaaatatacataaagaTTGTAAATGATTGCATGCCATTTTGTGCACTAAATGAAGCATTATTAGGTCAATGGTTAAGAAGAAAGTTCCACTGGAAATGCTAGATAGCAAGCAGGGTATCCCAAACACTATTGCAAACAGCAGTTCAAATGGGTATTACTCACAGAATTCAAGCACCAAGGGCAGGGAATAAGATGCAATATGTTACGACCCAAGAGGTGcaagcttaatcatgcttatCTGAGCTTTCGAGCACCCTCTCCTTGCAAGTCagttttcaagggtgagttctacTCAAGGATTTTGTATCACTTGATATTAGGGTCAATCATCACGTTCAGTATGGGATCAGACGGAACTAAGTATGGGATCAAATGATTGGTGGCTTTGTGGTCGGGTCTCAAAGGTAGACCTAGAGGCTAGATTAAAATGTGCTGGTATTATGTATAGGCATAGTGCTAAGTTAGtgaatactgatagatgagTGAAGTTTCCAAAAGAGAAAGGACTAACAATAGGTCAATGACACCAAAGTGAGCTATGGCCGCTGGTTACAGAGTGTAGTGCTATGTTATGGTCCAAGTGTCCCACATCACTTAAGTGCAAGCTTGACCATGAGTATATGAGCTCTTGGGCACCCTCTCATTGCATAAAAGTCAGTTTTTAAGGATGAGTTCAACCCAACAGTTTGCATCACAATGGTTACGAGAGAACCTCTCTAACAAACCAAgttaaattaaaagagaaatgcaTGGAAGAAACTATTGCTTCACTACATTGTCCTAATAGGCCTTTGACATAACAAAGCGATTCTTCATTTTATATTCAGTTATTTAGTTGGTGAGGGGATTCTGGTAGATGATGCTGCTTGAAATAAATGTCCATAAGATTATTTGTTCCTACCAAAAACAACTAATGAGTGCTGCGTACTCGAGAAAAACTAGTGAAAGCCAATAAAAAGTACACAGAATATTATTGAAACAATGAACTAGGCACCAGTGGGTGGAAGTACCAGTGCaaatatgcataatattatatataacaggCCTTTCTTGTTAGGCATATCTATGCATCACTTTTCACATTATCAGATTAGTGAATGAGTTTTATCGTGAATAGCAAACCTGAATACACCAAGGATGGGTAGTCCTTTCTGCAATGCAACACTTCTCTTCATTAGAAGTACAGCCCCAGCACCATCACTCACTTGGCTAGAATTGCCTATGAAAGAAGAGCCAAAACGATGCAATGGATAGGCTCAATTAAACAATATTATGAACACAAATAATGGGTAACATCAATCATGTATCCAATACCTGCAGTGGTGCTCCCATCTTTCTTAAAAATAGGCTTCAGCTTTGCCAGATCTGACACTGTTGTGGTAGGCCGAATCCCATCATCAACAGAGATTGTAACAGATTTCTCCTCACCCGTTTTTGGGTCAACAATCTATTTAGGTGATCCAGAAATCAGTTCTCCAACTGAAAACCATAAGCCAACAGATACTGCTTGGGCATAAAAATTTCTGCTAATACTGAAATAATAGTGGATACCTTGGTGGGCACAGGAATAATTTCGTCTTTAAATTTACCAGAGGCAGTAGCAGCAGCAGCTCGCCTATGTGACTCAACCTAACAGCATGTGTAAGaaaatcaatagaaaaaaaaaaaaaaaaaagaaaaaaaaaagtgctttaGATCACTATGCCACGCTGAAAGGTTCATTCAACTCACTGCAGCCTGGTCTTGCTCCTGCCTAGTTACACCAAAACGGTGTGCAACATTTTCTGAGGTGACACCCATGGGGAGAAGGCAATTTTGAGCTTGCTCAAAGGTCTTCACCTGCCAATTAATGGAAGATCATGTCAAAACCCTATGATCTGGTAGAAGAGCAGCATATAAGAAATAGCACGGCAAGAGAGTATACTTTTGGGTTGACAGACCCTTCCCATGCCATTGGATTAGCTG
Above is a genomic segment from Juglans microcarpa x Juglans regia isolate MS1-56 chromosome 1D, Jm3101_v1.0, whole genome shotgun sequence containing:
- the LOC121266757 gene encoding 3-ketoacyl-CoA thiolase 2, peroxisomal-like, with amino-acid sequence MIFFLVFSSGTQASSQREKMEKAINRQRVLLDHLRPSSSIYTGDSSISASACLAGDSDAYHRTSVFGDDVVIVAAHRTPICKSKRGSFKDTYPDDLLAPVLKALIEKTNLNPSEVGDIVVGTVLAPGSQRASECRMAAFYAGFPETVPVRTVNRQCSSGLQAVADVAAAIRAGFYDIGIGAGLESMTANPMAWEGSVNPKVKTFEQAQNCLLPMGVTSENVAHRFGVTRQEQDQAAVESHRRAAAATASGKFKDEIIPVPTKIVDPKTGEEKSVTISVDDGIRPTTTVSDLAKLKPIFKKDGSTTAGNSSQVSDGAGAVLLMKRSVALQKGLPILGVFRTFAAIGVDPAIMGVGPAVAIPAAVKAAGLELDDIDLFEINEAFASQFVYCRNKLGLDPEKINVNGGAMALGHPLGATGARCVATLLHEMKRRGRDCRFGAISMCIGTGMGAAAVFERGDAVDEFSNARKVERNSLLSKDAR